The DNA sequence CGTCGCGGCTCGGCGTCGACCCGGCCCTGTGAGGTAGGACGTAGCGCCCTACTTCTGCCGGGTGTTGGCCTCTAGAGTGGTGGGGTTCGCCCCTGGGGTGTGATCGCGCGGGCACCTAGCGTGATCTCAGTAGCGGCGGCATCGGTCCCCCCGCCAGGATCGACCGGTGCCGCAACCCATCCCGTAGGGGGCGAACATGAGCGCCGAGACCTTACAGACCGCACCGGGCGACGCGGCGTACAGGGTGTGGCTGTGCCACACCAGGACCTGCGCCGGATGCCGAGCAGGAATGGCATGCCCCACCGCCACCATGCTGGGCCGCCGGTGGCGTGAGGCTCGGCAGAGCATCGCCCCTGCGGACCATCCGGCCGCCGCTCCTGGCGGTCACGGACGAAGGGCAGACCGATGACCATTCCCCAGGCCGGTGTTCCCGGCACCACTCCCCACCAGGCCGACGACGGCAAGCACGGCGGGCAGCCGTCGGACAGGCCCTGGACGCCCGACCCCGCCCCGGAGCCCTCCCCTGACGGCAGCCGTCCCCAGCAGTACGTCCCGCAGCCGTGAGCACGGCGCAGGAGACCCCCACGTACCCGGCCCTGGTCCAGGGCCTCGCCGACCAGGGGCTGCTCGATGCCCGCTGGCGTCAGGTGTTCGAGGCCGTGCCACGCAGCCAGTTCATCCCGCCGGACATCTGGCGTCAGCGCCCCGACCGGTGCGAGCCGGTGGTAGGGACGGATGACTGGCTGGCCCTGGTCAACAGCGACGAACCGGTCGTCACCCAGCTCGATGACGGGGCCGTGGACGGGCCCGGCATTGCGACGTCGTCGAACTCGATGCCGTCGATGGTGGCCCGGATGCTCGGGCTCCTCGATCTCGAGGATGGGCACCGGGTCCTCGAGATCGGCACCGGTACCGGGTACGTCGCCGCGCTGCTGTGCGAGCGGCTCGGCGACGAACAGGTCTACAGCATCGAGGTGGACCCGGTGCTGGCACAGCAGGCCGCGGACGCCATCGCCGGATCCGGATACCGGCCGCACCTCCACGTCGGCGACGGAGCCGAGCGGATCCCCGGTATGGGCCCGGTCGACCGGCTGATCGCCACGTGCGCGTTGCGGTACATCCCCTACATGCTGCTCCGGCAGGTCCGGCCCGGCGGGATCATTGTCGCCCCCCTGGCCCGGGACTTCTGGTCCGGCGCCCTGGTCCAGCTCCACGTGCAAAAGGGCGGGGTGGCGGTCGGGCCGTTCTGCGGGTCGGCGATGTACATGCCGATGCGCTCGCACCGCCCGGACCACCACGAGATCACGGGCACCGGCCGGCCCCGCGCCGCAGGCCTGGACCCCGCGCGGATTCTCGACCTCGGATTCGCCCTGTACGCCGGGGCGCGGCTGCCCGGTGTACGCGTCTCCGGCCACGAGACCACCGACGGCGCCCGCGTCTGGGTGAGCCGCGCGGACGGAGGCGCTGCCACGACTGCCTCGGGTGAGGAGGTGTGGCAGTACGGGCCCGGGTTCCTGTGGGAAGAGATCGAGCAGGCGTGGCGGGAGTACGAGGACGCAGGCAGGCCTGACGCCGAGCAGTTCGGGTTGACTGCGACGGCCCGAGGCCAGCAGGTGTGGCTGCGTGATCCGCACACTGTCGTCCAGCCCAGCAGGACGTAGGCACAGGTAGGCCCCCGGCCGAGCAGTGGCCGGGGGCCTACCTGCGTACGAACTCCTCGAGCTCCACGCCGATCCCGTCCGCGACCCTGATCAGAGTGTCCAGCTGCGGCGAGCTGTGCCCCTGCTCGATCTCGCTCAGGGTCGCAATGCGGATGCCCGTCCGTAGCGAGACGGCCTCCAATGTGAGGCCCGCGCCGACTCGGGCCGCGCGGATCGCGTCGGCGATCTGCAGGCGCCGGGCCCGGACGCGGTCGGGAGGCATCGGCTCGTGGTACACCCGGCAACGCTCACCGGAGCATGATCGTTTTGTCTTTACGGTTTACCGTAAAACGGTTGATCAAGCACGCTGCAGGACCCAGCACGGAGGTACGGCGCAGTGTCCAGCGAGTACGGATGGCGAGCACGCACCAGCCAGCGCGTGATGGTGGACACCAGATCCGGGCGGGTCGGCCGGCTCGTCGGGAGAGACGTCGACGGCGTGGTCCTCGAGCCGCTCACGCCGGGGCCGGAGTGGGCCGTGCCGTCGCGATGCGCGAGAGCCGCCACCCCCGACGAGGTGGCGGCGGCCCTGGCTGGCGAGTGACTACCCCTCTGCCTGGCGACGGCCCCACCAGGCCATCAGCTGGTACACCGTCTGCGCGCCCACCGCCGCGCGCGCGGCCGCCAGCTCCTTCGTCACGGTGCGCTCAGACAGGTTCAGCCGCGGCCCGACGCGGTGCTGCGACTCCCCCTCATCGAGCGCCCGGAGGATTGCTTTCTGGCGCTCGGTCAGCATCCCGCTGGAGGCGTCCCCCTCCTGCCACCGAGTGCCACGGGCCCAGAGCTGCTGATACAGCGTGTGCGCCCATGCGACGGTGGCGCGGTCCGTGACGTGCCACCCCGAGTCCCTGTCCCTCCCGCCCGGCACACAGTTGTCGATGAACAGATGGGCACCGTCGATGATGACTAAACGGGGGAACGTCTCTTCCAGGGTGGCCACCTCGGCCCCGGCCTCCACCACCGCCGCCAGATGCCCGCTGGTCGCTGAGTGATCGCGCACCGCCACGTTGTAGAGCGACCTGACCGACACGCCGCGCTTCCGCAGATCTAGGACGCGATCCATCCCGGTGCGCTGCACCTCCGGGTCGCGGTCGACTGGGGCGCCGGGCTGTGCCGTCCACATCTCCAAGGACGCGGTCCGTAGCGCCTGCTGTATGCGCCGGTTCATCTCGTCTCGCGTCTGGAGCAACTCACTCACAGGCCCGGAGTACCAGCGGTGCTGGTCGTACGCCGGGGCGAGGCCCTCCACTGCCGGCACTTCGGCCATGCATGCGACGGCCTGGGCGATCGTGGCCTGGGCTTGCGCCAGGACCTGCTGTGCTGCAGCCCGAGGGTCATGGGCAATGTACCGGCCGGGCTCGTCGGGGTTGGGTGCGATCAGCCCCAGGCCGACCAGGCGCGCCGTGTCGTGCCCCGGCAGAGGGGCGCCGTCGGACGCGACCGCCCGGTAGGTTTCCCGGTCCTCCGGGGAGAGCGGTAGGTCTGGCAGGTCTGGCAGGTCCGGCACTTGGTTGCCCCTTCAAAGTTGTACTAGATACCGCACGTGCTGTTTCTGGCACACCGTAACCCCTGTTCTTAACAGGAACACCATGCGAACCTACGTTCAGTGACGTTTCGCCCGCACGGGCGTTCGAATCGTAGAGTTTCCATGGAGGGGATTCACATGTCCATCACGCGCACGATCAGACGCGCGGCAGCCGTAGTGCTGCTCGCCGCCCTTCCGGCTCTTGCCGCCCCCGCCGTCAGCGCGGCGCAGCCGGACCGCACGGTCGTCGTGGCGGACCCGGGCTGGGGCGTGAGGGTTGCGGAGCCGCAGCCTGACGTCGCTTTCGCAGACCCGGGCTGGGGCTGATCGCTCCCCGTGCTCGGGGCAGCGAAGCGAGGTAGAACGACCGGCCCTCCATAGGGCTGGGGCGGCCCGGCGGACGATGACGTCCGTCGGGCCGCTGCATCAAACCAACGGGGAAAGGCACCACGGATGATCATGCTGGCACTCGGGCTCCTCATCGTCGCGGGGTTCGTCGCGCTCCTTCTGCTCGCCCGAGGCATCCGGCGGGGGGTCGACTCTCTCCGGGCAGAGGTCGCCGCGGCGCGCGTAGCGGGCGTCCTCGGCAAAGACGACCCGGTGCCCTGACGGGCCCGGATGCTGTCGGTTGTGAGGGCGTCGCTGGCGGCGACGCCCTCACGATTTCTCACACTCGTCTAACAGACTGCGGCGGAGCCCCGGGATTCGGAGCGCCCCACCTGGTCCGCCAGGGGCCTCCCTGGACTGTATGGACGCCATGGACGGCGTTCATACAACTACGGATCAGAAGGTTGCAGGTTCGAATCCTGCCGAGTGCACAACAAGCCAGTGGCCCCCAGGAGAAATCCTGGGGGCCTCTCGCGTTTGTGCGTACCGTTCCGTGCCGTTCTGTACCGCTCGCGTGCCGGGCGGCGGCTGCCGGTCAGTCGGCGGGCAGGCCGAACCAGCGGAGGAGTACGGGGCGGGCGCCGGCCGGGGCGTCCTCGGGGCCACGGGCATAGCGGGCGAGCAGTGCCAGATAGTCGTCGTGAAACGCGTCCAGCTCATCCTGCGTGAGGTGGACGAGGCTGCGTGAGCCCCGCATCCAGCCTTCCGACTCCGCCTGCCCGGCGGTGAACTGCCGCGCCAGCTCGACGTCCTCCTCCATTCTCATCCGGTCCAGCTCGGCGGACATGGCGCGCTCGGCCTCCGTCAGCTCACCCTGCGGCGGTCTGCGGATATCGAGCCCGCGAACCCCGCGCCACCAGCGCTCCCGCCCGGTGGAGCGCTCGGGGATGTCCTCGATGAGGCCACTTCGCTCCAGCATGCGCAGGTGGTAGCTGAGCGTCCCGGTGTTCTCGCCGAGGGCGGCGGCCAGAGTGGTCGAGGTGGCTGGGCCCGCTGTGCCGAGGCGGCGCAGGATGCGCAGGCGCAGGGGGTGCGAGAGGGCCTTGAGTACCTCGGGGCTCTCGACCGTGTGGCGCTCCACGGCTTCGGATCTCCGGTCTTGCGTCATGGCGGCAGTGTAGCCAGAAAGCAGCCAATTCTCTGCAGCGCTTCCTCTGCAGAGGAACCTCTGCAATACTGAGACGCATGACGCCGAACCGAGTGACCTTGAATCGAGCGGTCCGCCGCTTCGTACGTGCGGCTGCGGGGGCCCTGCTTGCCGGACTCTCCCTGGGGGCTGTGCCCGCGCAG is a window from the Streptomyces sp. MMBL 11-1 genome containing:
- a CDS encoding winged helix-turn-helix domain-containing protein, whose protein sequence is MTQDRRSEAVERHTVESPEVLKALSHPLRLRILRRLGTAGPATSTTLAAALGENTGTLSYHLRMLERSGLIEDIPERSTGRERWWRGVRGLDIRRPPQGELTEAERAMSAELDRMRMEEDVELARQFTAGQAESEGWMRGSRSLVHLTQDELDAFHDDYLALLARYARGPEDAPAGARPVLLRWFGLPAD
- a CDS encoding helix-turn-helix domain-containing protein, with product MPPDRVRARRLQIADAIRAARVGAGLTLEAVSLRTGIRIATLSEIEQGHSSPQLDTLIRVADGIGVELEEFVRR
- a CDS encoding methyltransferase domain-containing protein, with amino-acid sequence MSTAQETPTYPALVQGLADQGLLDARWRQVFEAVPRSQFIPPDIWRQRPDRCEPVVGTDDWLALVNSDEPVVTQLDDGAVDGPGIATSSNSMPSMVARMLGLLDLEDGHRVLEIGTGTGYVAALLCERLGDEQVYSIEVDPVLAQQAADAIAGSGYRPHLHVGDGAERIPGMGPVDRLIATCALRYIPYMLLRQVRPGGIIVAPLARDFWSGALVQLHVQKGGVAVGPFCGSAMYMPMRSHRPDHHEITGTGRPRAAGLDPARILDLGFALYAGARLPGVRVSGHETTDGARVWVSRADGGAATTASGEEVWQYGPGFLWEEIEQAWREYEDAGRPDAEQFGLTATARGQQVWLRDPHTVVQPSRT
- a CDS encoding LuxR C-terminal-related transcriptional regulator, with product MPDLPDLPDLPLSPEDRETYRAVASDGAPLPGHDTARLVGLGLIAPNPDEPGRYIAHDPRAAAQQVLAQAQATIAQAVACMAEVPAVEGLAPAYDQHRWYSGPVSELLQTRDEMNRRIQQALRTASLEMWTAQPGAPVDRDPEVQRTGMDRVLDLRKRGVSVRSLYNVAVRDHSATSGHLAAVVEAGAEVATLEETFPRLVIIDGAHLFIDNCVPGGRDRDSGWHVTDRATVAWAHTLYQQLWARGTRWQEGDASSGMLTERQKAILRALDEGESQHRVGPRLNLSERTVTKELAAARAAVGAQTVYQLMAWWGRRQAEG